AATATTGCTCTTCAATAGAATATTTTATAAATAACTCATAGGATACTTAACCTTAAGCCCAGGGAAAGTGAAGCATCTTCAGGCGTTGGCGTATTCATCAACATTCAGTAAAGGGAAGTGCTCAACACTGCCCCTAGATGATTCCCCGCTTAAAAAAGATTATAAGCATTAACCCTCTTCACTAACGCGTGAACATGCGCGCCACAGTTATGGCTATTAAGATTGGGTTAAGGGGGTTAGTGGCTAGGAGGGCGTTGACTCTGATGACTATAATTGCCGTAGCCACCGCGGTGACTCTACTAATTGCCCTTGAAACAGTGACGTATGGTGTTAAGTACACTGTGGGCCTTGAGGTTAAGTCAATACTGCCCGCTGACCTAATGGTATACACTTCAACCGCAATAATACCGGAGGAGTTAGTTAACATGATTAATGGCCTGAAGGCCGTTGAGTACGCTGCACCAGCAATATTAACTGGTGCAATTGCCGGTGGGCATGATGCAACACTCATAGGTTTATCAACAAGTTCCTTCAGTTACTTCTACCCGCAGTTAATTCAGGGCTCATTACCGATAGGTGGGGATGAGTGCATAGTATCTCAGCAGTTGGCTCAGGCATTAAACGTGAGCGTAGGTGATTACATATACGTCTACGTGCCTCAGGGTATTTCAGGAACATTCAACGTGCTTAAGCTTAGGGTTTCAGGGGTTTTCACAAGCATATTCGGTGGTTTACTGGGTTTCCAAGTCTACATGATTGTAACCCAGTTAAGTTACCTGCAGAGTCAATTAAACACAGGCGACTTCGTTAACGTTATATTCATTAAGGTTGTTCACGATAATCCAGTCATAATAAATAGACTTAACACCGCAATGAAGCAAATGATACCTGAGGCCCAGGTTTATGAACAGCAGTCAATAATAGGGAGCGTTAATGATGTGGTCAATTTAATTAACGTATTCTTCATAGTAGTCATAGTGCTAAGCGTCGTCATAGCTGGACTCATAGTGGCCATAATGGTGCTGATAAACGTTAGGGAGAGGAGGAGGGAGATAGGGATAATGAAGGCGATAGGGGCATCTAATGGGCAGGTAATGTTAATATTCATAGTGCAAGTAATAGTGGTATCCCTAATAGGTGGTTTACTGGGTTTAATCGGGGGTTACTATGGCTCAATCGCAATGGTTAGGTTAATCAACTACCTAGGGTACAGTATAAGGATAATTATAGTTCCCGTACCTGAATTCTTTGCACTAGGGTTAGCCACCGCATTAGCCACTGGGGTATTAGCCTCAATACCACCCTTAATCAGTGTGACTAGGATAAGGCCCGCTGAGGTAATTAGGATGGAGTAGCAGCCTTAGGTAGTTCCCTTTAATTTCATTAAGGTTCCCTGCAATGACCCCTAGGGATAACTCATTAATCACCTGTGACTAATCACGTTAACTTCCCTTTAACCACCTCAGCTATCGCCTTAGCTAAGGGGGGTGGTACGGCCTCACCCACTTGGTTAAACTGGGAGTCCCTACTCCCCATGAAGATGTGGGTGTCGGGGAAACCCATTAACCTTGCCTGCTCCCTAACGGTGAGTAACCTATCCTCAAAGGGGTGAATGAACCTTACACTACCCATTACTGTTGGTGCTGGTTTATTGGGATGAAGCCTAATGAAGTTCCTATAGGTTCCCCCGGAACCCCTGTATGTGAATAAGGCTTGCCCCCAATTAACCC
This sequence is a window from Caldivirga sp.. Protein-coding genes within it:
- a CDS encoding FtsX-like permease family protein is translated as MRATVMAIKIGLRGLVARRALTLMTIIAVATAVTLLIALETVTYGVKYTVGLEVKSILPADLMVYTSTAIIPEELVNMINGLKAVEYAAPAILTGAIAGGHDATLIGLSTSSFSYFYPQLIQGSLPIGGDECIVSQQLAQALNVSVGDYIYVYVPQGISGTFNVLKLRVSGVFTSIFGGLLGFQVYMIVTQLSYLQSQLNTGDFVNVIFIKVVHDNPVIINRLNTAMKQMIPEAQVYEQQSIIGSVNDVVNLINVFFIVVIVLSVVIAGLIVAIMVLINVRERRREIGIMKAIGASNGQVMLIFIVQVIVVSLIGGLLGLIGGYYGSIAMVRLINYLGYSIRIIIVPVPEFFALGLATALATGVLASIPPLISVTRIRPAEVIRME